One genomic region from Camelus bactrianus isolate YW-2024 breed Bactrian camel chromosome 3, ASM4877302v1, whole genome shotgun sequence encodes:
- the LOC141575649 gene encoding uncharacterized protein LOC141575649, protein MRCAVQIRGCPRAAGFPRGDHVSQVPPWGSRSRTLGTTSSAPAPPAPIRTRGWAAEDAHLSRWRPFLSLTWTPSWAQSAQSPSSGSPAWTPDTRQPCTEASVPGPEPPTCLERFYRGQGRPRGQSPLPHQALTLDVPAPRVPPPLPRYESRLGDFLGVAATLRTGVRIDERWRPRRAYVGSGAAAQARAQPRRLCPRRETLRSRPGPLGKPPSRQHWQAPPGAPVLLLGQSTGQGPKPAHLQHLVLLLTPEGQGRRPLLEALAVLGPRPRGAWTSSQRWALAAAAPAEAATPPGRGGEGESWRRAARTVSPGARRPLSPVPAAAAAAQGGAGLEVRGDGCRGSRRPCSSASAARGVWGRLRAVPPGPSDVLRMHRWLRGARQCAARQCAAGGGVCVRGRVCLWLQLPQFVPALQTSPAPLSASWSWHARCFCPGCFLWAQPPARPRHACCLSPAEILRFGFVPPSVS, encoded by the exons ATGCGGTGCGCGGTCCAGATCCGGGGATGCCCGCGGGCAGCGGGGTTCCCGAGGGGCGATCACGTCTCCCAGGTGCCCCCCTGGGGCTCTAGATCCCGCACGCTTGGCACGACCAGCAGCGCGCCAGCCCCTCCCGCTCCAATTCGGACTCGCGGGTGGGCGGCAGAGGACGCACATCTGTCCCGCTggagaccttttctctctctgacttggacaCCAAGCTGGGCCCAGTCAGCCCAAAGCCCCAGCTCCGGGAGCCCGGCTTGGACACCGGATACTCGCCAGCCCTGCACTGAGGCCAGCGTGCCAGGACCTGAGCCCCCAACCTGCCTGGAGAGGTTCTACCGGGGCCAGGGCCGGCCACGTGGGCAGTCCCCTCTTCCACACCAGGCCTTGACGCTGGATGTCCCCGCTCCGCGTGTCCCGCCGCCCCTGCCCAGGTACGAATCACGGCTGGGCGACTTTCTGGGCGTCGCAGCCACGTTAAGGACAGGGGTGCGCATCGATGAACGGTGGCGCCCGCGCCGGGCTTACGTTGGATCGGGAGCTGCGGCACAGGCTCGGGCGCAGCCACGCCGCCTGTGCCCGCGGCGCGAGACGCTCCGGTCTCGTCCTGGA cctcttggtaagcctccctcacggcagcactggcaggctcctcctggggctccagtcctcctcctgggccagtccACTGGTCAGGGACCGAagcctgcccacctgcagcaccTCGTCCTCCTGCTCACTCCGGAAGGACAGGGACGCCGCCCGCTTCTTGAAGCCCTCGCTGTCCTAGGTCCGCGGCCTAGGGGGGCTTGGACCTCATCGCAGAGGTGGGCTCTCGCTGCCGCGGCCCCTGCGGAGGCCGCCACCCCGCCGGGGCGCGGGGGCGAGGGCGAGTCGTGGCGCAGGGCGGCGCGAACGGTCAGTCCCGGAGCCCGCCGCCCGCTCTCTCCGGTTCCCGCAGCTGCTGCCGCCGCCCAGGGCGGAGCGGGGCTCGAGGTGAGGGGAGACGGCTGCAGGGGCTCCCGCCGGCCCTGCAGCAGCGCCTCGGCTGCGCGAGGCGTTTGGGGTCGGCTGCGGGCCGTCCCGCCAGGGCCCTCTGACGTGCTGCGTATGCACAGGTGGCTGCGCGGTGCCCGTCAGTGCGCCGCCCGTCAGTGCGCCGCCGGTGGCGGGGTCTGTGTTCGGGGACGGGTGTGTTTGTGGCTGCAGTTGCCGCAGTTCGTCCCGGCCCTCCAgacttccccagccccactctcggCCTCGTGGTCCTGGCACGCCCGCTGCTTCTGCCCAGGATGCTTCCTCTGGGCTCAGCCCCCAGCACGTCCACGTCACGCCTGCTGCCTTAGTCCTGCAGAAATCCTGCGCTTTGGATTTGTGCCACCTTCTGTAAGTTGA